From Xenopus tropicalis strain Nigerian chromosome 3, UCB_Xtro_10.0, whole genome shotgun sequence, the proteins below share one genomic window:
- the LOC116409683 gene encoding serine/threonine-protein kinase 3-like, translating to MAEGHLPFRKLPKQKLIQKITTGPIPSLPSRGNWSDEFRFFISECLQRDPGRRPSARQLLTHPFIAELRGERGVQRNIAQHLHRGRGTAHSHYSSCDAQTVTIYCSHSYNILLLSYIQYHSITKATKNKD from the exons ATGGCGGAAGGACATCTCC CATTCAGAAAACTTCCCAAGCAGAAGCTGATCCAGAAAATAACAACCGGTCCTATTCCATCATTACCATCACGGGGCAATTG gagcgaCGAGTTCCGCTTCTTTATCAGCGAGTGCCTGCAGAGAGACCCAGGCAGGAGACCATCTGCAAGGCAGCTCCTCACGCACCCTTTCATTGCCGAGCTCCGGGGTGAAAGGGGGGTGCAGAGGAATATCGCCCAACACCTGCACAGAGGTAGGGgaactgctcattctcattatagttcatGTGATGCACAGACTGTAACCATTTACTGTTCCCATTCCTACAATATTCTCCTGCTTTCCTACATACAATATCATTCTATAACTAAAGCCACCAAGAATAAAGACTAA